The following coding sequences are from one Caloranaerobacter sp. TR13 window:
- the priA gene encoding primosomal protein N' has protein sequence MHKSKYALIIVDNTSTNTDKVFTYIIPEEIINYVEVGKRVLVPFGKGNRLLEGLVIDIVDDIDFIPNKLKSIKKVIDDTPIIPKKLIELGLWMRDKYLAQYIEVFKTIIPTGVSNKVIKHIKITEKCKHIYRESLDEKQKKIIEYLFELKECELSKLKTDLHIKNINLHIKVLEEKGLVEVYDKISTGIGKKYEKFVKRVFDKDKIIEIIDSLSKNAIKQIEVIKILKDIEYIKLKELMIMANCSYSTIKSLYSKGLIEILDINVDRSPIKEYIPPYKKVSLTEHQKLCLDTIINDISKGNINKFLIHGVTGSGKTEVYLQLIEKMLNQDKDSIVLVPEISLTPQTVERFVGRFGDKVAILHSRLSIGERYDEWRKIKEGKVKIVVGARSAVFAPFSNLGLIIIDEEHENSYKSSMNPKYSAIEVAEKRCDLENAALILGSATPSIETYYRTKNGDFKLLEMPTRVNKIKMPSIEIVDMKEELEKGNKSIFSESLFLAIKDNLCNKKQTILFLNRRGFSTFISCRKCGYVVKCSECDISMTYHLDNNVLKCHYCGLSVKPPTTCPECGSRYIKYFGIGTQKVEEYIKKIFPSAKVARMDVDNTTKKGSHERILNDVKNGEVDILIGTQMISKGLDFPNVTLVGIIAADISLNLPDFRASERTFQLVTQVSGRAGRGDVEGRVILQTYQPQHYSILASKEHDYKKFYDMEIKIRKEFKYPPYTNIINIVLVSKEEIKLKELSKEFYVCLINVLKQNFSEIRDDLILGPNPAPIYKIRNNYRYQIMIKCRQEEIKIIKKILKDLVVTKKNDREYKNIKISIDINPISVI, from the coding sequence ATGCATAAAAGCAAATATGCTTTAATTATAGTTGATAATACAAGCACAAATACTGATAAAGTATTTACTTACATCATTCCTGAAGAAATAATTAACTATGTAGAAGTGGGAAAAAGAGTTTTAGTACCTTTTGGTAAAGGCAATAGGTTGTTAGAGGGACTAGTAATTGATATAGTGGATGATATAGATTTTATCCCTAATAAATTGAAATCAATTAAAAAAGTAATTGATGATACGCCAATAATACCAAAGAAACTCATAGAACTTGGATTATGGATGAGGGATAAATATCTAGCTCAGTATATAGAAGTATTTAAGACAATAATACCAACTGGTGTTAGTAATAAAGTTATAAAACATATTAAAATTACAGAAAAGTGTAAGCATATATATAGAGAGAGCTTAGATGAAAAACAGAAAAAAATTATTGAATATTTATTCGAGTTAAAAGAATGTGAATTAAGTAAGTTAAAGACTGACCTGCATATAAAAAATATTAATTTACATATAAAAGTTTTAGAGGAGAAAGGACTAGTAGAAGTATATGATAAAATTAGTACTGGCATAGGTAAGAAATATGAAAAGTTTGTAAAGAGGGTCTTTGATAAAGATAAAATTATTGAAATAATAGATTCTTTAAGTAAGAATGCAATTAAACAAATTGAAGTAATAAAAATATTAAAGGATATTGAGTATATAAAATTGAAAGAATTAATGATAATGGCTAACTGCAGTTATTCTACGATTAAATCTTTATATTCAAAAGGGCTAATTGAAATATTGGATATTAATGTTGATAGAAGTCCAATTAAAGAATATATTCCACCTTACAAAAAGGTGAGTTTAACTGAACATCAGAAATTATGTTTAGATACTATTATTAATGATATATCTAAGGGTAATATAAATAAATTTTTGATACATGGTGTTACTGGCAGTGGAAAAACTGAGGTTTATTTGCAATTGATTGAGAAAATGCTAAATCAAGATAAAGATTCAATTGTTTTAGTGCCTGAAATTTCTTTAACACCGCAAACTGTAGAAAGATTTGTAGGTAGATTTGGTGATAAGGTAGCAATTTTGCATAGTAGACTTTCTATTGGAGAAAGATATGATGAGTGGAGAAAGATTAAGGAAGGTAAGGTTAAAATAGTTGTAGGAGCAAGATCAGCTGTATTTGCACCTTTTAGCAACTTGGGGTTAATAATTATTGATGAGGAGCATGAAAATAGTTATAAATCAAGCATGAATCCAAAGTATAGTGCTATAGAAGTAGCAGAGAAAAGATGTGATTTAGAAAATGCTGCTTTAATTTTAGGATCTGCCACACCTTCGATTGAAACTTATTACAGAACTAAAAATGGCGATTTTAAGCTGTTAGAGATGCCTACTAGAGTAAACAAGATTAAAATGCCAAGTATCGAAATTGTTGATATGAAAGAAGAACTTGAAAAAGGTAATAAATCGATATTTAGCGAGTCTTTATTTTTAGCAATAAAAGACAATCTGTGTAATAAAAAACAAACAATTTTGTTTTTGAATAGAAGAGGGTTTTCAACTTTTATATCTTGTAGAAAATGCGGGTATGTTGTTAAATGTTCAGAATGTGATATTTCAATGACTTATCATTTGGATAATAATGTTTTAAAGTGTCACTATTGTGGATTATCTGTTAAACCACCAACTACTTGTCCTGAGTGTGGAAGTAGATATATAAAGTACTTTGGTATAGGAACACAAAAAGTTGAAGAATATATTAAAAAAATATTTCCATCAGCTAAAGTTGCTAGGATGGATGTTGATAACACTACTAAAAAAGGTAGTCATGAAAGAATTTTAAATGATGTAAAAAATGGAGAAGTAGATATTTTAATAGGAACACAAATGATTTCGAAAGGATTAGACTTTCCTAATGTAACTCTAGTTGGTATAATAGCTGCAGATATAAGTTTGAATTTACCAGACTTTAGAGCATCAGAAAGAACTTTTCAACTAGTTACTCAAGTGAGTGGTAGAGCAGGCAGGGGCGATGTAGAGGGTAGAGTTATATTACAGACTTATCAACCTCAACATTATAGTATTTTAGCATCAAAGGAACATGATTATAAGAAATTTTATGATATGGAAATAAAAATAAGAAAAGAATTTAAATATCCACCTTATACAAACATTATAAATATCGTGTTAGTGAGTAAAGAAGAGATTAAACTTAAAGAATTATCTAAAGAGTTTTATGTTTGCTTAATAAACGTATTAAAACAAAATTTTAGCGAAATAAGAGACGACTTAATTTTAGGTCCCAATCCAGCACCAATTTATAAAATAAGAAATAATTATCGTTATCAAATTATGATAAAATGTAGACAAGAAGAAATAAAAATTATTAAAAAAATACTTAAGGATTTAGTTGTTACTAAAAAAAATGATAGGGAATATAAAAATATAAAAATTAGCATTGATATAAATCCAATAAGTGTAATTTAG
- the def gene encoding peptide deformylase has protein sequence MAIRQLRYIGDPILRKKSREVTKIDERIKVLLDDMLETMYKNEGVGLAAPQVGILKRVIVIDIGEGPIKLINPEIISMEDEIIDVEGCLSVPGESGEVKRPGKVKIKYLDENGKELIIEGTGLLARALCHEIDHLNGILFVDKVVKKNR, from the coding sequence ATGGCAATTCGTCAATTAAGATATATAGGCGATCCAATTCTTAGAAAAAAATCTAGAGAAGTAACAAAAATTGATGAGAGAATAAAAGTATTGTTAGACGATATGTTAGAAACAATGTATAAAAATGAAGGAGTAGGGTTAGCAGCTCCACAGGTAGGAATTTTAAAAAGAGTTATTGTTATAGATATTGGTGAAGGGCCTATTAAGTTAATAAATCCAGAAATTATATCAATGGAAGATGAAATTATTGATGTAGAAGGGTGTTTAAGTGTTCCAGGAGAGTCTGGAGAAGTTAAAAGACCCGGTAAAGTTAAAATTAAGTATTTAGATGAGAATGGAAAAGAGCTAATAATTGAAGGAACTGGTCTTTTAGCTAGAGCTTTATGTCATGAAATAGACCATTTAAACGGTATTTTATTTGTTGATAAAGTTGTTAAAAAGAACAGATAG
- the fmt gene encoding methionyl-tRNA formyltransferase — translation MKIVFMGTPDFAVPTLKRIYERKYDIPLVITQPDRPKGRGKKLTSPPVKVEAEKLGIKVLQPENVNTKETIELLKSISPDVIVVVAYGQILKEEILKLPKYGCINVHASLLPYYRGAAPINWAIINGEKKTGITTMYMDKGLDTGDMLLKREVLIGENETAGQLHDRLKEIGAELLIETLYYIEKGQIKSTPQDNSIATYAPILNKSIGKINWEKTAVEIHNLVRGLNPWPCAYFEYNNMKVKVFVTEVCKVIKDGDIGQVVKVDNEGIYVSTAKDCLVIKELQFPNKKRMKVSEYLKGNEFSTGIILK, via the coding sequence ATGAAAATAGTTTTTATGGGAACTCCAGATTTTGCAGTACCTACACTTAAAAGGATATATGAAAGAAAATATGATATACCTTTGGTAATTACACAACCTGATAGACCTAAAGGTAGAGGGAAAAAATTAACTTCTCCTCCAGTTAAGGTAGAGGCTGAAAAATTAGGCATTAAAGTATTGCAGCCAGAAAATGTAAATACAAAAGAAACTATTGAGTTACTAAAGAGTATATCACCAGATGTAATAGTAGTTGTAGCATATGGACAAATTCTAAAAGAAGAGATTTTGAAATTACCTAAATATGGATGTATTAACGTACATGCTTCACTACTACCATATTATAGAGGAGCTGCACCGATTAATTGGGCAATTATTAATGGAGAAAAGAAAACAGGAATAACAACTATGTATATGGATAAGGGATTAGATACAGGGGATATGCTTCTTAAAAGAGAAGTTTTAATAGGTGAAAACGAAACAGCTGGGCAATTACATGATAGATTAAAGGAAATTGGAGCTGAATTACTTATAGAGACCTTGTACTATATTGAAAAGGGACAAATAAAAAGTACTCCTCAGGATAATAGTATAGCCACTTATGCTCCAATTTTAAATAAATCTATTGGCAAGATAAATTGGGAAAAAACAGCTGTTGAAATTCATAATCTTGTAAGAGGCTTAAATCCTTGGCCTTGCGCTTATTTTGAATACAACAACATGAAAGTCAAAGTTTTTGTGACAGAAGTTTGTAAAGTAATTAAAGATGGTGATATAGGCCAAGTTGTAAAAGTAGATAATGAAGGAATTTATGTTAGCACAGCTAAAGATTGCTTAGTCATAAAAGAATTGCAGTTTCCAAACAAGAAAAGAATGAAAGTTTCAGAGTATCTAAAAGGCAATGAATTTTCTACAGGTATAATATTAAAATAA
- the rpoZ gene encoding DNA-directed RNA polymerase subunit omega has protein sequence MLYPSVNDLLKKVDSRYTLVMMISKRARQIVDGDEPLVNTDSNKPVTIAVHEIYQGKIEYSRPDIKGLK, from the coding sequence ATGTTATATCCTTCAGTTAATGACTTATTAAAGAAAGTAGACAGTAGATATACTTTAGTAATGATGATATCGAAAAGAGCAAGACAAATTGTAGATGGTGACGAACCATTAGTAAATACAGATTCGAATAAACCGGTTACAATCGCTGTTCATGAAATTTATCAAGGGAAAATTGAATATTCAAGACCAGATATAAAGGGCCTTAAATAA
- a CDS encoding DUF116 domain-containing protein → MKKDKFSFISTLSILFITLLLIIYFGIYLAFNNSIDISRIVLLVISIVLIFFTINILVGILLIYILTTGRNLSNISYLYLKKMNKTLFPVLVFIAKIFKLDKDSIRRVFADINNLLVKSKNINIDNSGDILILIPHCLQSSDCKHKITHDINNCTMCGRCDISEILRLSKEYNVKTVVATGGTLAREWIKKNRPKAIIAVACERDLASGINDVRKIPVIGVINERPNGPCFDTRVNIKKLEEAIILYLKEG, encoded by the coding sequence ATGAAAAAGGATAAGTTTAGTTTTATAAGTACATTATCAATATTATTTATAACCTTATTACTTATAATTTATTTTGGAATTTACCTGGCATTTAATAATTCAATTGATATATCAAGAATAGTATTGTTGGTTATTTCAATTGTTTTAATATTTTTTACAATCAATATTTTAGTAGGGATATTATTAATATATATCTTAACTACTGGTAGGAACTTATCAAATATAAGTTATCTATATTTAAAAAAAATGAATAAAACATTGTTTCCAGTTTTAGTCTTTATAGCTAAAATATTTAAATTGGACAAGGATAGTATTAGAAGAGTTTTTGCAGATATAAATAATTTATTAGTTAAGTCAAAAAATATTAATATAGATAATAGTGGAGACATTCTTATTCTTATACCACATTGTTTACAGAGTTCTGATTGTAAGCATAAAATTACTCATGATATAAATAATTGTACAATGTGTGGTAGATGTGATATAAGTGAAATATTAAGATTAAGTAAAGAATATAATGTAAAAACAGTTGTTGCTACTGGTGGGACTTTAGCTAGAGAATGGATCAAAAAGAATAGACCCAAAGCAATTATTGCTGTAGCTTGCGAAAGAGATTTAGCAAGTGGGATTAATGATGTAAGAAAAATACCAGTAATAGGAGTTATTAATGAAAGGCCTAATGGACCTTGTTTTGATACTAGGGTTAATATAAAAAAATTAGAGGAAGCCATAATACTTTACCTAAAGGAGGGCTAA
- a CDS encoding zinc metallopeptidase, with product MYHYGYYGIDPTFILVLPAIIFAMYAQTKVQTTFNKYLRIGNISGYTGAQVARMILDKNGLYDVRIELIGGRLTDHYDPRKKVLRLSREVYSGTSVASIGVAAHEVGHAIQHANGYFPLILRNNIAPVASFGARFVWILVFAGFILRAYGLIQLGILLYLAVVAFQIITLPVEFNASRRALIQLQNGIITYEEASPVKKVLRAAALTYVAATLVAISQLLRLLILSNRRD from the coding sequence ATGTATCATTATGGATACTATGGAATTGATCCAACTTTTATATTAGTTTTACCTGCGATAATATTTGCTATGTATGCTCAAACTAAAGTTCAAACAACTTTTAATAAATATCTTAGAATAGGAAATATTTCAGGATATACTGGAGCGCAAGTAGCAAGAATGATTCTTGATAAGAATGGTCTTTATGATGTGAGGATTGAATTGATTGGTGGAAGACTTACTGACCATTATGATCCAAGAAAAAAAGTTCTAAGACTTTCAAGAGAGGTTTATAGTGGAACATCAGTTGCTTCGATAGGAGTAGCTGCGCATGAAGTTGGCCATGCAATACAACATGCAAATGGATATTTCCCATTAATTCTGAGAAATAACATTGCACCTGTGGCGAGCTTTGGAGCTAGATTTGTTTGGATATTAGTTTTTGCAGGATTTATTTTACGTGCATATGGTTTGATTCAATTAGGGATATTGCTTTATTTAGCTGTAGTAGCTTTTCAGATTATTACACTACCTGTTGAGTTTAATGCAAGTCGTAGAGCTCTTATTCAGCTTCAAAATGGCATAATAACTTATGAAGAAGCAAGTCCAGTTAAAAAGGTTTTAAGAGCAGCTGCTTTAACGTATGTTGCTGCTACACTAGTTGCAATTAGTCAGTTGTTGCGATTATTAATATTAAGTAATAGACGAGATTAA
- the remA gene encoding extracellular matrix/biofilm regulator RemA: MSITLINIGFGNIVSANRIVAIVSPESAPIKRIIQEARERGMLIDATYGRRTRAVIITDSDHIILSAVQPETVAHRLENREAHDVDSIKE, from the coding sequence ATGAGTATTACGTTAATAAATATAGGATTTGGAAATATAGTTTCAGCTAATAGAATTGTTGCAATTGTAAGTCCTGAATCAGCACCAATTAAGAGAATAATACAGGAAGCTAGAGAAAGAGGAATGCTTATTGATGCAACTTATGGAAGAAGAACTAGAGCTGTAATTATTACAGATTCAGATCATATAATATTATCTGCTGTTCAGCCAGAAACAGTTGCTCATAGATTAGAAAATAGAGAGGCACATGATGTAGATTCAATCAAGGAATAG
- the coaBC gene encoding bifunctional phosphopantothenoylcysteine decarboxylase/phosphopantothenate--cysteine ligase CoaBC — MLSNVNIVLGVTGGIAAYKAVDIVSRLKKLGANIDVIMTKSATKFVTPLTFQSLSQNFVTVDMFAEPKKWEVEHISLAQKADIFLVAPATANVIGKVANGIADDMLTTTIMATKAKVIFAPAMNTNMYKNPIFKENMEKLKALGYEFIKPASGRLACGDYGEGKMAEPVDIVEYIKMHFEKKTLTNKKIIVTAGPTIEKIDPVRYITNFSSGKMGYVIAIEAKRRGADVILISGPTNLDKPEGVKVVNINTTIEMLKAIEEYFDDADVLIKAAAPLDYRPEVVSDKKIKKQDGNLNIKFVRNPDILAHFGKLKKKQILVGFAAETNDVIENAIKKIKVKNLDFIVANDVTMKNAGFRSNTNIATIIDKEGHKYSYPQMSKEELAKIILDKVQELLS; from the coding sequence TTGCTTTCGAATGTTAATATAGTTTTAGGTGTAACAGGAGGAATTGCAGCTTATAAAGCTGTGGACATAGTTAGTAGATTGAAAAAGTTAGGTGCAAATATAGATGTTATTATGACAAAATCAGCTACAAAATTTGTTACACCTCTAACATTTCAATCATTATCACAGAACTTTGTAACTGTTGATATGTTTGCCGAACCTAAAAAATGGGAAGTTGAACATATTTCATTAGCACAGAAAGCAGATATTTTCTTGGTAGCTCCAGCTACTGCAAATGTTATAGGTAAAGTAGCTAATGGAATTGCTGATGATATGTTGACTACAACTATTATGGCTACTAAAGCAAAAGTAATTTTTGCACCAGCTATGAATACAAATATGTATAAAAATCCAATATTCAAAGAGAATATGGAAAAATTAAAAGCTTTAGGTTATGAGTTTATTAAACCTGCTTCAGGAAGGTTAGCGTGTGGAGATTATGGTGAAGGTAAAATGGCAGAGCCTGTAGACATTGTAGAATATATAAAAATGCATTTTGAAAAGAAGACTTTAACAAATAAGAAAATTATTGTAACAGCAGGACCTACTATTGAGAAAATAGATCCTGTTAGATACATAACTAACTTTTCAAGTGGTAAAATGGGATATGTTATAGCTATTGAAGCTAAGAGAAGAGGTGCAGATGTAATTCTTATAAGTGGGCCAACTAATTTGGACAAACCAGAAGGTGTCAAAGTAGTAAATATAAATACTACAATAGAAATGTTAAAAGCAATTGAAGAGTATTTTGATGACGCTGATGTATTAATAAAAGCAGCGGCTCCATTAGATTATAGACCAGAAGTTGTAAGCGATAAAAAGATAAAAAAACAAGATGGGAATCTTAATATTAAATTTGTTAGAAATCCAGATATATTAGCTCATTTTGGTAAGTTAAAGAAAAAACAGATTTTAGTAGGATTTGCTGCAGAAACAAATGATGTAATAGAAAATGCAATAAAGAAAATAAAAGTCAAAAATTTAGATTTTATTGTAGCCAATGATGTTACAATGAAAAATGCAGGGTTTAGAAGTAATACTAACATTGCCACAATAATTGATAAGGAAGGTCATAAATATAGCTATCCACAAATGTCAAAAGAAGAGTTAGCAAAAATAATTCTTGATAAAGTGCAAGAATTGCTATCATGA
- the rsmB gene encoding 16S rRNA (cytosine(967)-C(5))-methyltransferase RsmB, which translates to MRNSREIAMKILYEVNVKKAYSSISVDKNLRANINELDDLFIRELVYGVLENLIFIDWIIKQYSKVRFSKISPIVKEILRMGIYQIIFMDRVPDSAACNESVKLAKKYSHKGTIGFVNGVLRTISRNKKNIEIPDKKLEPIKYLSIKYSHPEWMIKRWIEEFGFEFTEQLCIANNKKPKLNIRVNTLKISRDELMKKFSNKGIQVYETKYADDGIIVENPVRITNTEEFNKGYFQIQDESSMLVGQVLNPKEDSLVLDVCSAPGGKTTHIAQKMNNKGKIIARDIHEHKLKLVEQNARRLGIDIINTEVFDALVLDTDLVGKIDYCVVDAPCTGFGLIRRKPEIKYNRTLEDIKEINEIQYNILKNSSCYLKQNGILVYSTCTIEKEENIKLIRRFLSENPMYKLVPIEEIRCDDIKISSKNGYIEFFPNIHGTDGFFIAKLIKIY; encoded by the coding sequence ATGAGAAATTCAAGAGAAATTGCAATGAAAATACTATATGAAGTAAATGTAAAAAAAGCTTATTCTAGTATATCAGTCGATAAGAATTTAAGAGCAAATATAAATGAATTAGATGATTTGTTTATTAGAGAATTAGTATATGGTGTATTAGAGAATTTAATATTTATAGACTGGATTATTAAGCAATATTCAAAAGTTAGATTTAGTAAAATATCACCTATAGTGAAAGAAATTTTAAGAATGGGAATTTATCAGATAATTTTTATGGATAGAGTGCCAGATAGTGCTGCGTGTAATGAATCGGTTAAGCTAGCTAAAAAATATAGCCATAAGGGAACCATTGGTTTTGTTAATGGAGTATTACGTACTATTTCGCGAAACAAAAAAAATATTGAAATTCCTGATAAAAAGTTAGAGCCTATTAAATATCTTTCAATAAAATATTCACATCCAGAATGGATGATTAAAAGATGGATAGAAGAATTTGGTTTTGAATTTACTGAACAACTTTGTATAGCTAATAATAAAAAACCTAAACTAAATATAAGAGTAAATACACTAAAAATTAGCAGAGATGAACTTATGAAAAAATTCAGTAATAAAGGTATACAAGTTTATGAGACTAAATATGCAGATGATGGGATAATAGTTGAAAACCCAGTCAGAATTACTAATACAGAAGAATTTAACAAAGGATATTTTCAAATTCAAGACGAAAGTTCAATGCTTGTGGGACAGGTATTAAATCCTAAAGAAGATAGTTTAGTTCTAGATGTGTGTAGTGCGCCTGGAGGTAAAACTACTCATATAGCTCAGAAGATGAATAATAAAGGTAAAATTATTGCTAGAGATATACATGAGCATAAACTTAAGTTAGTTGAGCAAAATGCAAGAAGGTTAGGCATTGATATTATTAATACCGAAGTTTTTGATGCCTTAGTGTTAGATACTGATTTAGTAGGAAAAATAGATTATTGTGTAGTAGATGCTCCATGTACTGGGTTTGGATTGATAAGAAGAAAGCCAGAAATAAAATATAATAGGACTTTGGAAGATATAAAAGAGATTAATGAAATACAATATAACATTCTTAAAAATAGTAGTTGTTATTTGAAACAAAATGGTATTTTAGTATATAGTACATGTACAATAGAAAAAGAAGAAAACATAAAACTAATTAGAAGATTCTTATCAGAAAATCCTATGTATAAACTTGTTCCAATAGAAGAAATTAGGTGTGATGATATAAAAATTAGCAGCAAAAATGGATATATTGAGTTTTTTCCAAATATTCATGGTACAGATGGATTTTTTATAGCAAAATTGATTAAAATTTACTAG
- a CDS encoding YicC/YloC family endoribonuclease: MIKSMTGFGRGESRDNIRHFIVEIKSVNHRYNDIIIKMPKHLNYIEDRIRKHIKSKISRGRVEVYINLEYIDESGIKVQVDLPLAKSYKEAVEILNENLYIKDKITIDLIAKFPDVIRVEKKEDDEDEVWNCLKNGLEEALNKLIEMRIREGQELAKDIRLRAKNIVDIVKTIETRSPEVVLEYKNKLRNRIEELLGESYELDESRLANEVAFFADKGNIDEEIVRLYSHVNQLISTLDVDVPVGRKLDFLIQEMNREANTIGSKASDIVITNKVVELKSEIEKIREQIQNIE, translated from the coding sequence GTGATAAAAAGCATGACTGGCTTTGGACGAGGTGAAAGCAGAGATAACATAAGGCATTTTATTGTAGAAATAAAATCAGTAAATCATAGATATAACGATATAATAATAAAAATGCCTAAACATTTGAATTATATCGAAGATAGAATAAGAAAACATATAAAAAGTAAGATAAGTAGAGGAAGAGTCGAAGTTTACATAAACTTAGAATATATAGACGAAAGTGGAATTAAAGTACAAGTTGATTTGCCTTTAGCAAAATCTTATAAAGAAGCAGTGGAAATCCTTAATGAGAATTTGTATATAAAAGATAAAATAACAATTGATTTAATAGCTAAATTTCCAGATGTAATAAGAGTTGAGAAGAAAGAAGATGATGAAGATGAAGTCTGGAATTGCTTAAAGAACGGACTTGAAGAAGCTCTTAATAAGTTGATTGAAATGAGAATTCGAGAAGGTCAAGAGCTAGCCAAAGACATAAGGTTAAGAGCGAAAAATATTGTAGATATAGTAAAAACTATAGAAACTAGAAGTCCTGAAGTTGTTTTAGAATATAAGAATAAATTAAGAAATAGAATAGAAGAGTTGTTAGGAGAGAGCTATGAACTAGATGAAAGCAGACTTGCAAACGAAGTGGCTTTTTTTGCTGATAAAGGCAATATAGATGAAGAAATAGTGAGGCTTTACAGTCATGTTAATCAATTGATTTCAACACTTGATGTAGATGTGCCGGTTGGTAGAAAACTAGATTTTTTAATCCAAGAAATGAATAGAGAGGCTAATACTATTGGCTCAAAGGCTTCTGATATTGTTATAACAAACAAAGTAGTGGAGTTAAAAAGCGAAATTGAGAAGATAAGAGAACAAATTCAAAATATTGAGTAG
- the gmk gene encoding guanylate kinase, with protein MSKGLLIVISGPSGAGKGTICKELLRRNKDINLSISATTRKPRNGERDGVNYFFITKEDFEEMIKKEEFLEYANVYGNYYGTPKKFVLDKLDEGKDVLLEIDIQGALSVKKIYPDGVFIFILPPSMEELRQRIEKRGTETEESLKTRFNSAYKEIAYVNEYEYAVVNDEVDKAVSKIEFIIKAEKCKVKRLGEIIKKYEEV; from the coding sequence ATGAGTAAGGGGTTATTGATAGTTATATCTGGGCCTTCAGGGGCTGGAAAAGGTACTATATGTAAAGAGCTATTAAGACGTAATAAAGACATTAATCTATCTATATCAGCTACTACTAGAAAACCGAGAAATGGTGAAAGAGATGGAGTAAACTATTTTTTTATTACAAAGGAAGACTTTGAAGAAATGATTAAGAAAGAAGAATTTTTGGAATATGCAAATGTTTATGGGAATTATTATGGTACCCCTAAAAAGTTTGTATTAGATAAATTAGATGAGGGCAAAGACGTTTTGCTAGAGATTGATATACAAGGTGCTTTGTCAGTTAAAAAAATATATCCAGATGGAGTTTTTATATTTATTTTACCCCCTTCAATGGAAGAGTTAAGACAGAGAATTGAGAAAAGAGGTACAGAAACAGAAGAATCTTTAAAAACTAGATTTAATAGTGCATATAAAGAGATAGCATATGTGAATGAATATGAGTATGCAGTTGTTAATGATGAAGTAGATAAAGCTGTTTCAAAAATAGAATTTATAATTAAAGCAGAAAAATGTAAAGTTAAAAGACTTGGAGAAATAATAAAAAAATATGAGGAGGTATAG